GGCTAATAAGCCGTTTCAGACTACCTAGAGCCTTGCTCTTGGATCTGATTGCTGAATTGAGTCCAATTTTAGAGCGACCAACCCACCGGAACCGCGCCATACCGGCACACATTAAAGTGCTGACAGCGTTGGGTTTCCTAGCAACGGGCTCGTTCCAGAGGGAATTATCCGACAGGTATGCCTATTTCTTTTATTGTCTATTGATATAAATTCAATTTATAGATTTCTGTTCTATTCAGGAAAtagaaattaataataaatcctGTGCGAATAGGTCTGGGATATCACAGCCATCCCTCAGTGCTGCACTGCCAGCTGTTTTGGATGGGATAATCCAAATGACCAGTCGCTACATCAGGTTTCCCTACACTGTTGTTGAACAGGCCAACAGCAAAAGGCAATTTGCAGCAATGTCCGGTTTCCCTAATGTAATCGGCGCAATTGACTGCACCCACATTGCTATAAGAGCCCCCAGCGAGAACGAATTTGTATATGTGAACCGAAAAAATGTGCACACcataaatgtacaaataattTGTGACCCCTCAATGGTGTTGACAAATTTAGTGGCACGGTGGCCTGGTTCAACacatgattcattcattttggcGCACAGCGGTGTAGGGAACAGACTGCAGGCAGGTGCTGGTCGTGATGGTTGGCTCCTCGGTAAGTATTACATTCTCACATAATGCAACTGTACTTGTTCTGTTGGGTAAATTCTTTTCTCTATTTGGCCCATTCTGTTGCTGCCACTGTCACTGAGTGGCGCTCGTGGAATGTTTTGTAATTCGAGTCTGCTTCTTAATTACTCTGGTTATACCTTGCAGGTGACAGCGGCTACCCACTGAGGCGGTGGCTCCTCACACCATTTCCAAACCCGCAGAGTGCGGAGGAACGGCGCTTCAACATAGCGCATGGCCGTGCACGTTCCGTTGTGGAGCGCGCCATCGGCCTGCTAAAAAATAGATGGAGGTGCTTAGATGCCTCAGGTGGCAGGCTGCTCTACCACCCCAGAAAAGTGTGCAAAATTATAAGAGCGTGTGGAGTACTGCACAATTTGGCACTGAGGGATGCAATCCCTCTCCCACCTGACCTCCCCCCCCCGCAACACGTAGACCCCGACCCACAGCCACCTCCCCGACATGAGGAACATCAGCATGGAGCAAGGCTACGTGAGGAAGTGATGCGGCGTGTGTAAAAAGGCAAGTGCGCTTCACTTTTGTAACTGTTTTATTGCGTCAGTTGCAGATGAAATCAGTTCACACATATTCTGCATGACCATGCGTATTTGTGTTAGTTCATCCCTGACTTCACGGATGGCACTGATGGTTtcccgctgtgtttccaggACGCGATCGGTGAGAACCCGGCCACCTCCGCGCACTCTGGATCCGCTGGGCGCGCTGGGTACAGACGGGTCCGTGCCAGACGTGCTGGGAATCTCCTCCACcacctgttcctcctcctcctcgcccaCTGCTACCACCTGTAACGTGACTGAGGACACAAGTCACATTTATTGCCACATGTCTGTACAAACATTTGATTGAATAAACATATGAAATTGTAACCTACCACTCTCCTCTTGAGCAAAATCTGtgtccccctccctctctgacaCAACACCAGACATGCTGGCTGGTCCGAGAATGGAAGCCACTTTGGTGTGAAGTGGTGTAGGTTCTTCCATGGTACGGCCGCCACCTGTGTAAAACTACTTTTTCTGCTCAGTCAAGAGTCACAAAGGGGTGGCGGCAACATCACAGAAAATGAACCTTGCAAGCATGATTAAGTAGTgttacatttttcattcataaaaCCACATTGCAGCTATTGGGTGCCGTTAGATTTAACATTTCGATGTAGCTATATTTAGGACTTATTCACAACATTTAATCTGAAATGTGACCAACAGTTTTCACTTTGAATATTTTGATTTAGCAGATTCCGATTTTTTTATTGCCTAGTTTACAAATGTAGACTACATGTGCAAGAGAACAAATTCCACATGCATTTATCAGATTTTGTTTAAAGATAAATGTGCCTAAatcctttttgtgtttttacaatgCTGCTTCAGAACTTTCACCACATGTGcatgtttcatgtgttttctgGACCCACCTGTAGCCGCCACGCTCCGGCGGTGCaaagccacttttttttttgcctccacctttaaATCCGaccacttcttttttatttcgGCGACACTGCGCTCTGTGCCAGCCGCGCTTACTGCCGTGGCCACAGCGTGCCATTCAGTGGCTTTTCGTTTGTTGGTAATGCCACTTGAATGGCCGCCGAATAAAGTTTCCCGTCTCGCTGACACCTCATCCACAAGCACCTCGATCTCTGTCTCAGAAAAGTTCCTCTTTCTTCTGGTTGCTGCCATGATTCAGCGTGAAATGCCGTGGATCCATCATGCCTATTTATATGCAAAACACATTCATGAGGTAATTTGCATGACCATACATGGTGAATTGTGGGTGTGGAGAGGGAGGGACATGAATCAAATCCTGCTGCGCAACTTTCCGGTTGGactgtgatttataaagggaAAGTGCTTGCAGGTGTGCGTAGGCATGGTTTTATAAATccgactttttttttgcttacgCACTTTTCAGCTTTTCAGCGTAGGTAAacttttagtatggatcctacgccaggttttataaatgaggcccctgctctgctccagacacactcagcaccttggacagcacgGCGCACCTGACTGTTGTCAATGTGTACATGTTATAGGGGTGTCAAATTTTCGCGTtaattgtgattaattaattacagtCATATTTAAAGCGTTATGTTTTTTAATCGAGTTAATCTAATTTTTAATCTCTAActttactgtgtctgtgtgcgagTTGCCTTTTTATAAAATCCATTTGCAGGCATTGGGCTTCTTGTGCTTGAGTTGTTGGAGGTGGAAAACAATGGTCAGTCACACCCTGAAGTGGACATTGATTGGCTGTCATTGTGTTTGGGCTTGTTTAGCATAAGCTGATAGGCTCCCAATGTAGTTCGGAGGGCAAGGTGAGGAGCGGTGAGTAGCAGAGAGGAGACGTGAAAATGGAGGAGCATGTGAGAGTTGTCGGTCCAGTGAATGGGAAATTTAGCctacatttcaaaaacgtccCGACGGCACCATTGATAAAGGTAGAGTGATATGTCTTCTTTGTAAGAAGGAGTTTGCTTACCACCAAAGCAGTTCAAGTTTAGCCTACCACATCAACGCAAAGCACCCAGTCGCGAGTGCAgccacagctaacgttagcggcgaAGACGTTAGCAATTTAGCGAGCCATAGCAAAGCTCTTCGCCAAACTACACTCGAGGAGAACACCCCGCGTATGAGCAAGTCTGCGACCGACAGACTGACAAACGTCCTTGCTGAGTGGATAGCGATGAACTGCAGGCTGATAAACATAGTGGAAGACGAGGGGTTAACAGAGGTGTTGCAAACTGCGTCCAATGACCCATCATACAAGCCACCGTGCAGGACTACAGTGATGACCAAAATCAGCAAGATGTACGATggcgaaaagaaaaacaaacttgagaTTCTGGTGGAGGATTCGCCCAACTGTGTTGCTATAACCGGAGATCACTGGACCTCAGCTGGCAACCACAGCTATTTTTGCTGATAAATGCGCCGAACAGTTCCTCAAGGTGGCAAATGACTGGGGAATTGAAAACAAGATATCCACCATCGGTACCGACAGCACAGCAAACATGCTGGCTGCTATGAGAGCCCTTCCATACGAGCACATCGCCTGCAATGCTCACATTCTCCAGAGGACCATCACGGTCTGCCTTGATGGCAGTGGGTTTGTCGATGTACTCGCAAAGTGCCGCAAGATTGTTGGCCATTTCAAACAAAGCCCTGCAAGCCCCACAGAGCTTAACCAGCAACAAGTAGCACTTGGACAAAAGAGCAAGCAACTTATACAAGATGTACCAACGAGGTGGAATTCGACACTCGCAATGGTCTCACGCCTCATACGCAACCGAGAGGCTGTCCAGGATACGTTGGACCAACAGAACAACCACAGATTGGTCATGCCAACCGAAGCTGAGTGGGGGAAACTGCAGAGGCTGGAGGTCCTGCTTGAACCATGCAGGTAAGctcaaataaacacctgtccattttaatgaaataaactaCTGTCACATGTGTAATCTAAAAATGAATGGACATTAGGTAGTTACTTTTAAGGACAGTTAAATTGGAAATCATTTacactttaatttaaatatCCAGCTAAATTTATTTTGCAAACTTATCCACCTCTGCAGGTATGTGACTGAGCTGCTGGGTGGTGAGGCCTACGTCTCCTGCTCTGTAGTGCTGCCTGCTTTCCGCCATCTGGACCGTGTCATGgacatcactgatgatgatCCAGCCTACGTGGTGAAGTTCAAGAATGCCTTCCAGAGGGACCTGGCAGCACGGTGAGCTGATGCCAACGAGACATGGTTCAAGGTAGCCACAGCACTGGATCCTCGTTTCAAGGATTTGAAATGTCTtcgaagagaaaagagagaacagGTAAAGACTATAAAGATAAACTGGACTAATGAGTCCAATTTAGGCCTACTGCACTTAGTATTAATGacaatcattcattcatccacccgtccatctatccattcattcatccacccacccatccatctatccattcattcattcattcattcattcattcaggtGTGGACCAGTCTGGAGAACATGCTCCAAGCAGCAGAGCCCAGAAGAGCAGCTACTCTCCAGCCCTCCACAGAGGATGATGAACCAGctcagaagaagaggaggagcgCTCTCCTGCTGGGGTCCGACTCTGACTCAGAAGAAGATGGAATGGAGTCTGGAGAACTGCAGCACTACAGAGCAGAGCCCAGCATCAGCATTGATGACTGTCCCCTGCAGTGGTGGTATGCTCACTCAGGAGCCTATGAAAAACTGTCAGCCCTAGCACGCAAATATTTGGCCTCCCCAGCAACCTCCATACCTTGTGAGAGACTGTTTAGCCTCACAGGCCACATAGTGCAAAAGAAAAGGGCAGTCTTGCTCCCAGAAAATGTGACCAAGCTGGTCTGTCTCAGCGACtggctgaagaagaagaaataagaGGCATGAGGTCAGTGTAGCTGCTATGTCCTCTGTAGCCTACTAGAAGTGATTGCTTAATGTTATTTCAGCACTTTATTTTGCGATGAtgaacaatgttatttttgatgTGCTAACTTACAGCACTGTGATTGATcggtctgttttatttattttatattatctgAAGCAGAGGAAAAGCAACAAGTTCAGTGTTCAATACTTGTATTGCTCAGAAAAGTGTTCTTACTGTTCTTTGATGTGTTAACTTACAGCATTTTATATGGacctgatgttttattttattttttatagtctGAAGCATTCTCAGGAAAACAAGTTCAGTGTTCAACAACAGCCCTAATTATTTGGAGATTAACAAAAGAACACAGCAATATTTTGCCCCTTGGTGGTTCGAAATTGAAGGTTGCAGGTAGCACTTGGGActagtcaatcaatcaatcaattttatttataaagcccaatatcacaaatcacaatttgcctcacagggctttacagcatacgacatccctctgtccttatgaccctcgcagcggataaggaaaaactccccaaaaaaaaccctttaacggggaaaaaaaacggtagaaaccNNNNNNNNNNNNNNNNNNNNNNNNNNNNNNNNNNNNNNNNNNNNNNNNNNNNNNNNNNNNNNNNNNNNNNNNNNNNNNNNNNNNNNNNNNNNNNNNNNNNNNNNNNNNNNNNNNNNNNNNNNNNNNNNNNNNNNNNNNNNNNNNNNNNNNNNNNNNNNNNNNNNNNNNNNNNNNNNNNNNNNNNNNNNNNNNNNNNNNNNNNNNNNNNNNNNNNNNNNNNNNNNNNNNNNNNNNNNNNNNNNNNNNNNNNNNNNNNNNNNNNNNNNNNNNNNNNNNNNNNNNNNNNNNNNNNNNNNNNNNNNNNNNNNNNNNNNNNNNNNNNNNNNNNNNNNNNNNNNNNNNNNNNNNNNNNNNNNNNNNNNNNNNNNNNNNNNNNNNNNNNNNNNNNNNNNNNNNNNNNNNNNNNNNNNNNNNNNNNNNNNNNNNNNNNNNNNNNNNNNNNNNNNNNNNNNNNNNNNNNNNNNNNNNNNNNNNNNNNNNNNNNNNNNNNNNNNNNNNNNNNNNNNNNNNNNNNNNNNNNNNNNNNNNNNNNNNNNNNNNNNNNNNNNNNNNNNNNNNNNNNNNNNNNNNNNNNNNNNNNNNNNNNNNNNNNNNNNNNNNNNNNNNNNNNNNNNNNNNNNNNNNNNNNNNNNNNNNNNNNNNNNNNNNNNNNNNNNNNNNNNNNNNNNNNNNNNNNNNNNNNNNNNNNNNNNNNNNNNNNNNNNNNNNNNNNNNNNNNNNNNNNNNNNNNNNNNNNNNNNNNNNNNNNNNNNNNNNNNNNNNNNNNNNNNNNNNNNNNNNNNNNNNNNNNNNNNNNNNNNNNNNNNNNNNNNNNNNNNNNNNNNNNNNNNNNNNNNNNNNNNNNNNNNNNNNNNNNNNNNNNNNNNNNNNNNNNNNNNNNNNNNNNNNNNNNNNNNNNNNNNNNNNNNNNNNNNNNNNNNNNNNNNNNNNNNNNNNNNNNNNNNNNNNNNNNNNNNNNNNNNNNNNNNNNNNNNNNNNNNNNNNNNNNNNNNNNNNNNNNNNNNNNNNNNNNNNNNNNNNNNNNNNNNNNNNNNNNNNNNNNNNNNNNNNNNNNNNNNNNNNNNNNNNNNNNNNNNNNNNNNNNNNNNNNNNNNNNNNNNacttcagttttgtctgaatttaacatcaggaaattggtgctcatccaagtttttatgtctttaaggcagttatggagtttagttaattgattactttcctTCTGGCttatcgataaatacaactgagtatcatccgcataacaatggaaatttatagagtgatttctaatgatgttacctaaaggaaggaCTAGTCTCAAATACAGTGGAATGTAAATGGCTAGGACTGCATCTGTTCAAGTCtattataaacaaataaatgacttTATAAGGCCACTTTTTTGTTATATATATCAATATTTTGATCTGCCACAATaatgtaatgaatttaaatgaaaatacctcAAGTTGAGGGCTTTTCTCAGCAATTTTTAGGTgagattaaaaaagagattAATTACAGATCCTAATTAATTAATCTCtcaatttttttaatctcttgatagcactaacatgtttatttgatttcaatcattttgttttaaatctggacatgtgcaggtggactcagcCAGTGCTAAGAAAGGTCCTATGCCTGCATGttgagagagatagagagaatattaaagcgtcaaattgtggtaaaagatgctgtatgaaagacaggctacaactttttttccttgtccccccctggaattattctctaaaattttactgtttatagtcccccccaactatgaaatgggattttcgcccctggaGGAGacactgcttttttcagtgttaccACAAATTACCCTTGTTTGGACTGCCAAAAGAAGAAGAGTAAGTGGTTGGAATTTATTTTCAATACTATTCCTCAGCAATACAACCcaaacattttattgtgtttcctCCATTTTCCTGCAGACTGCTTCATGAGCTGGCAACAGTGTACAGCTGGATTTTCACAGCAGTAACTCTTGAAAGACGGAGCAGTTCCCACTTTGCTGAGCAAATCTGGAGATTAGGGATCAAAACCTGTAATGCTTTATGAGTTGTaaatttgttgtgtaaaaacaaacaaggaagttTCAGTATTTATATGTGTGATACCTGATCCAAGCAGCTAACTAACACTAGCTCAAACAATTAGCCGACAACACGACAGCAGTCAGACCTGGGGTTGAATTAAGACctgcatttatttgtaaaatatgtGGCTGCACTTTGAGTTTGATTATGAATCGGcttttaatatacattttatgGTAGATGTACAACGTGTTTTTTATGTCAAGCTCTGTTACATGGAGGCCGTTCACAATATCGTTACCAACCATTGTAATTAGTCTGAGTTATACAGCTGGGGAGGTATTTATGTGATGAAAGGACgttgtgtgtatgtctgtctctacatgtgttTGAATACATATATGTGGTCTGCTGATTTCACAGGGGATAACACTGTTCAGCATTTTAGATGCTGACTGTTTTCACCTGgtgcaatatcagtttaagttacttaattttcctttgtctttcAGAGTACATCACAGCAGGGCCCTGGTGCCCAACACCTCTCCACTACAGCCAGATTTCAGGATGTAGGATGCCATACAGACCCTCCACAAATTGTCTCAGTGGGCCATGAGCGTCACAACCATTACTCTGGAGGGGGATGTGTCCCCCCCACTTTTGAAAATCATTCGTTTGGACCCCCCACATTTTCCTCGAAATGTGAAGCCGaccggggtcatccctatgattcctgggttctatgttccccacttaccacccaaaaaggttctatgtttcccgcttggttgagcggggaacatagaacccaggaaacatagaaccttttgtgtgtaagcggggaacatagaaccttttttgcagggttaagtggggaacatagaacccaggaaacatagatacgctcccagCCAACCATAGGCTAATCATCTCTAAGCCATCACTCAATGCTCTTTCCATTGGGATTGCTCGGATTCGgttcgggttcggcccacttgataTGCTGCTGCTGTATTGTGCTACGGCCTATTCAATGTCAA
This genomic stretch from Epinephelus moara isolate mb chromosome 16, YSFRI_EMoa_1.0, whole genome shotgun sequence harbors:
- the LOC126402571 gene encoding putative nuclease HARBI1, which produces MDALALLEDHANGRIRLERVFRDREDFLAHDDDWLISRFRLPRALLLDLIAELSPILERPTHRNRAIPAHIKVLTALGFLATGSFQRELSDRSGISQPSLSAALPAVLDGIIQMTSRYIRFPYTVVEQANSKRQFAAMSGFPNVIGAIDCTHIAIRAPSENEFVYVNRKNVHTINVQIICDPSMVLTNLVARWPGSTHDSFILAHSGVGNRLQAGAGRDGWLLGDSGYPLRRWLLTPFPNPQSAEERRFNIAHGRARSVVERAIGLLKNRWRCLDASGGRLLYHPRKVCKIIRACGVLHNLALRDAIPLPPDLPPPQHVDPDPQPPPRHEEHQHGARLREEVMRRV